The proteins below are encoded in one region of Ereboglobus luteus:
- a CDS encoding phospho-sugar mutase: MSTLKKIQAAAKSGALLPSTATNLADWLAASLPEWAVASIGELVEKQAWPELNDRFYRYLEFGTGGMRGRTIGAVPAAAETGKLSPLGTPEHAAIGSNVLNDFTLIRAVIGLYRYTAKFLATQNRADSPKLVIAHDVRHFSRHFCELAASTWTRLGGTACIFDGPRSTPQLSFSVRYLKAHAGVVITASHNPPHDNGFKAYFEDGAQVIAPHDKGIVAEVNAVPLSELGAYLDKDLARVITLTPAADAAYHAVAAESIIDKTVFKKAKLKVAFTNIHGTGAIASVPLLKAAGALVTHVPQQAAQDPRFPTVKSPNPENAEALSIAVALAEKNKLDVVLATDPDCDRMGVAVRNKAGKMELLTGNQVGALFADYRITKLKQLGRIPKKGGKNIALIKTFVTTPLQDAIGAAHGVKVINTLTGFKWIAAKIRRYEEQLKASLLAKEGIALDYDRTPHATRAKLLQKHSTYFIFGNEESYGYLDGDDVRDKDGNTACLMFAELCAYVKSRKLTVPEYLDEIYRKHGYFMEGVINIYYEGATGAAKIKRILETYRARPPKKFGDIAVKKFQDFGRAKILDADGERIPAQDLYFVTLANGYTFAARGSGTEPKIKFYIFANAKNQKPAKGKKKPTLAETKAAVKAELERVKTLIETDARNRAES; the protein is encoded by the coding sequence ATGAGCACTCTCAAAAAAATCCAAGCCGCCGCCAAGTCCGGCGCGCTCCTCCCCTCCACCGCCACCAATCTCGCCGACTGGCTCGCCGCATCACTCCCCGAATGGGCCGTCGCCAGCATCGGTGAGCTCGTTGAAAAACAAGCCTGGCCCGAACTCAACGACCGCTTTTACCGCTACCTCGAATTCGGCACCGGCGGCATGCGCGGACGCACCATCGGCGCCGTTCCCGCCGCCGCCGAAACCGGCAAGCTCTCGCCGCTCGGCACACCCGAGCACGCCGCCATCGGCAGCAACGTCCTCAACGACTTCACGCTCATCCGCGCCGTCATCGGCCTCTACCGCTACACGGCGAAGTTTCTCGCCACGCAAAACCGCGCCGATTCGCCCAAACTCGTCATCGCGCACGACGTGCGCCACTTCTCGCGCCACTTCTGCGAACTCGCCGCCTCCACTTGGACGCGCCTCGGCGGCACCGCCTGCATCTTCGACGGCCCGCGCTCCACGCCGCAACTCAGCTTCAGCGTCCGCTATCTCAAGGCCCACGCCGGCGTCGTCATCACCGCCAGCCACAACCCCCCGCACGACAACGGCTTCAAGGCCTACTTCGAGGACGGCGCGCAAGTCATCGCCCCGCACGACAAAGGCATCGTCGCCGAAGTCAACGCCGTCCCCCTCTCCGAACTCGGCGCCTACCTCGACAAAGATCTGGCGCGTGTCATCACGCTCACGCCCGCCGCCGATGCCGCCTACCACGCCGTCGCCGCCGAATCCATCATCGACAAAACCGTTTTCAAAAAAGCGAAACTCAAAGTCGCCTTCACCAACATCCACGGCACCGGCGCCATCGCCTCGGTTCCCCTCCTCAAAGCCGCCGGCGCGCTCGTTACCCACGTCCCGCAACAAGCCGCGCAAGACCCGCGCTTCCCCACCGTCAAATCGCCCAACCCCGAAAACGCCGAGGCGCTCTCCATTGCCGTCGCTCTTGCCGAAAAAAACAAACTCGACGTCGTCCTTGCCACCGACCCCGACTGCGACCGCATGGGTGTCGCCGTGCGCAACAAAGCCGGCAAAATGGAACTCCTCACCGGCAACCAAGTCGGCGCGCTCTTTGCCGACTACCGCATCACGAAACTCAAGCAACTCGGCCGCATTCCGAAAAAAGGCGGTAAAAACATCGCCCTCATCAAAACCTTCGTGACGACCCCGCTTCAGGACGCCATTGGCGCGGCCCACGGCGTAAAAGTCATCAACACCCTCACCGGCTTCAAATGGATCGCCGCAAAAATCCGCCGCTACGAGGAACAACTCAAGGCGAGCCTCCTCGCCAAGGAAGGCATCGCGCTCGACTACGACCGCACCCCGCACGCCACCCGCGCCAAACTCCTCCAAAAACACAGCACCTATTTCATCTTCGGAAACGAGGAAAGCTACGGCTATCTCGACGGCGACGACGTGCGCGACAAGGACGGCAACACCGCCTGCCTCATGTTCGCCGAACTCTGCGCCTACGTGAAATCGCGCAAACTCACCGTGCCCGAATACCTTGATGAAATCTACCGCAAGCACGGTTACTTCATGGAAGGCGTGATCAACATCTACTATGAAGGCGCGACCGGCGCGGCGAAAATCAAGCGCATCCTGGAAACCTACCGCGCGCGCCCCCCGAAAAAATTCGGCGACATCGCGGTGAAGAAATTCCAGGACTTCGGACGCGCGAAAATCCTCGACGCCGACGGCGAGCGCATCCCCGCGCAAGACCTCTATTTTGTGACCCTCGCCAACGGCTACACCTTCGCCGCCCGCGGCAGCGGCACCGAGCCAAAAATCAAGTTCTACATCTTCGCCAACGCAAAGAATCAGAAGCCGGCAAAAGGCAAAAAGAAACCCACCCTCGCCGAAACAAAAGCCGCCGTAAAAGCCGAGCTGGAACGCGTAAAAACCCTAATCGAAACCGACGCAAGAAACCGCGCGGAATCGTAA
- a CDS encoding immunoglobulin domain-containing protein — protein MKLSISTKTSMSSILRPLILTVCLLAVAAPQANAVSVVKIAAGYCHSLYITDDGTLWATGNNDSGELGDGTTTKRTTPDQVAVGVLTVATGGKHSLFIKDDGTLWAMGLNDYSQLGDDTTVNRSSPVKVAEGVSAAAAGYEHSLFIKADKSLWAMGRNKYGQLGDASIVSTQSTPVQVATDVIAVAAGRDHSLFLKSNGTLWGMGSNDAGQLGLASIDDPFTPVQIATDVIAIAAGWNHSLFVKNDGTLWTMGWNASGQLGNGTNATQSTATQITTNVSPVIAANWNHSLFVKNDNTLWAMGNNDDGRLGDGTTTSHNTPVKVTTDVSAVAAGWYHSLFLKSDGSLWGMGSNILGQLGASALLNQNSIPVYIAGDTVPIIITHPVSQPVTVGGLVTFGVVAAGPNPTYQWQKNNVDIPGATNSTYTISTVQQSDAGSYTVIVGNMLGSVTSKVAVLTVNTGGNNGNNSSGGGGGGAPSLLWLGAVGVMFALRSVRKFQALF, from the coding sequence ATGAAGCTCTCCATATCCACCAAAACATCGATGTCCTCCATCCTCCGCCCTCTGATCCTTACGGTCTGTCTTTTGGCAGTCGCCGCTCCGCAAGCAAACGCCGTCAGCGTCGTCAAAATAGCCGCCGGTTATTGTCATAGTTTGTATATAACTGATGACGGCACGCTTTGGGCCACGGGAAATAACGACAGTGGCGAGCTGGGTGATGGCACAACCACAAAGCGAACCACTCCCGATCAAGTGGCGGTCGGTGTTCTTACTGTGGCAACTGGAGGTAAGCATAGCTTGTTCATAAAAGATGACGGCACGCTTTGGGCTATGGGGCTCAACGATTACAGCCAGCTGGGGGATGATACTACTGTGAACCGAAGCTCTCCTGTAAAGGTGGCCGAAGGCGTTTCTGCCGCGGCTGCTGGGTATGAGCACAGCCTGTTCATAAAGGCTGACAAGTCGCTTTGGGCCATGGGGCGCAACAAATACGGGCAATTGGGCGATGCCTCAATCGTCTCGACCCAAAGCACTCCCGTGCAAGTGGCCACTGACGTTATCGCCGTGGCTGCCGGGCGTGATCACAGCCTATTTCTTAAAAGCAACGGCACGCTTTGGGGCATGGGAAGCAATGATGCGGGCCAGTTGGGGCTAGCCTCCATTGATGATCCGTTTACCCCCGTGCAAATAGCCACCGACGTCATTGCCATTGCTGCTGGATGGAATCATAGCCTGTTCGTAAAAAACGACGGCACACTTTGGACTATGGGATGGAACGCTTCTGGTCAGTTGGGGAATGGCACTAATGCAACCCAAAGCACTGCCACGCAAATAACTACCAATGTAAGCCCTGTAATTGCTGCTAACTGGAATCACAGTTTGTTTGTGAAAAATGATAACACACTTTGGGCGATGGGAAACAACGACGACGGCCGTTTGGGTGATGGCACCACTACAAGTCATAACACACCCGTTAAAGTAACCACCGATGTCAGTGCTGTGGCCGCTGGATGGTATCATAGCCTGTTTCTAAAAAGTGACGGTTCGCTCTGGGGCATGGGAAGCAACATACTCGGCCAATTGGGTGCAAGCGCTCTCTTGAACCAAAATTCCATTCCAGTGTATATTGCCGGTGACACTGTGCCCATAATCATCACCCATCCTGTCAGTCAGCCTGTTACTGTCGGCGGATTGGTGACATTTGGAGTTGTCGCCGCAGGTCCGAATCCGACTTATCAGTGGCAGAAAAACAATGTGGATATTCCCGGTGCCACAAACTCTACCTATACGATTTCGACGGTGCAACAATCGGATGCAGGCAGCTATACGGTTATTGTGGGCAATATGTTGGGTTCCGTTACCAGCAAGGTTGCCGTGCTCACTGTCAACACCGGTGGCAACAATGGTAATAACAGCTCCGGCGGCGGTGGTGGTGGCGCGCCCAGCTTGCTCTGGCTCGGCGCTGTTGGCGTGATGTTCGCGCTTCGCAGCGTCAGGAAATTTCAGGCGTTATTTTGA